One Myripristis murdjan chromosome 17, fMyrMur1.1, whole genome shotgun sequence DNA segment encodes these proteins:
- the ints15 gene encoding integrator complex subunit 15, translated as MGDIRQSLLPRDVLSAAKELLYHLDIYICNLVQSGRQPPQVDTKTLELVEEFILHAPKDRNAPPRRMNALQELQLLEIMCSCFQEQSRDTVRQLMFSALFSLQGNQADESRMALLGKLVSMAIAVGRVPILECAATWLQRTHRVYCVRLARVLVDDYCSLVPGSVSTLYNIQSSSPRFCCQFITAVATLYDLTSEELTPPLELLQMIVSWLQDDPRLVLITFLNTPLSGSQPISSLDLTPLGGLVRWCVKAPLAYRRDKKQSLTNGSSECEPDVGPLFSALHLSVLQVFMLLPNILNEKGLFGRLALLQMEPLAALTSDLSRLLDQADKHTHSSSTDTHALSQLALDRLAQALQVAMANGALLCSREDLRAICSRLPHNNLLQLVMSGPVMYFNNIHTPPLAFSPHASHSPITTHPTHPTHPTHPTHPTHTPLASHPSSHPQYPAQPFLSGMPFPFRPSH; from the exons ATGGGGGACATTCGTCAGTCATTGCTGCCCCGCGATGTGCTGAGCGCTGCCAAGGAGCTGTTGTACCACCTGGACATCTACATCTGTAACCTGGTGCAGTCCGGCAGGCAGCCTCCTCAGGTCGACACCAAAACCctggagctggtggaggagtTCATTCTGCATGCGCCCAAAGACAGAAACGCACCACCCAGG AGGATGAATGCTCTCCAGGAGCTCCAGCTGCTAGAGATCATGTGCAGCTGCTTCCAGGAACAGAGCCGCGACACTGTCCGTCAGCTCATGTTCTCGGCCCTCTTCAGTCTCCAAGGCAACCAGGCCGACGAGAGCCGCATGGCACTGCTCGGCAAactggtttccatggcaatcGCTGTGGGCAGGGTGCCTATCTTGGAATGTGCTGCTACGTGGTTACAG AGGACCCATCGTGTGTATTGCGTGCGGCTGGCGCGGGTGCTGGTTGATGACTACTGCAGCTTAGTGCCAGGATCTGTGTCCACCCTGTATAACATCCAAAGCTCCAGCCCACGTTTCTGCTGCCAGTTCATCACTGCTGTGGCCACCCTGTATGACCTCACCTCAG aggaGCTCACCCCTCCTCTAGAACTTCTGCAGATGATTGTGTCGTGGCTCCAAGACGACCCGCGCCTCGTCCTCATCACCTTCCTGAACACGCCCCTCTCTggcagccagccaatcagctcactTGACCTCACGCCGCTGGGGGGCTTGGTGCGCTGGTGCGTCAAAGCGCCTCTGGCCTACAGGAGAGACAAGAAGCAGTCGCTGACCAATGGGAGCAGTGAGTGTGAGCCAGATGTGGGGCCTCTCTTCTCTGCACTCCATTTAAGTGTCCTACag GTGTTCATGCTCCTGCCCAACATACTGAATGAGAAGGGGCTTTTCGGCCGCCTGGCGCTGCTCCAGATGGAACCTCTGGCtgcactgacctctgacctctcccGCCTGTTGGACCAGgccgacaaacacacacactcatcatccaccgacacacacgcactctcCCAGCTGGCCCTGGACCGTCTGGCACAGGCCCTGCAGGTGGCCATGGCTAATGGAGCACTGCTATGTTCAAGAG AGGACCTGAGAGCCATCTGTTCGCGCCTCCCACACAACAA TTTGCTGCAGCTGGTGATGTCGGGCCCTGTGATGTATTTTAACAACATCCACACTCCTCCACTGGCTTTCAGCCCTCATGCTTCTCACTCTCCCATCaccacacaccccacacaccccacacaccctacacacccaacacacccgacacacacacctctggctTCCCACCCCTCTTCTCACCCCCAGTACCCCGCTCAGCCTTTTCTGTCGGGGATGCCTTTCCCCTTCCGACCCAGCCACTAA